A window of Kineococcus rhizosphaerae genomic DNA:
CGATGACCTCGGCCTGCGCGAGCAGCCCGGTCTCCTCCCCGGTGCCCGAGAGGTAGAACTCGTCGACGACGGCGTCCCACTCGCGGTTCAGCCGGGCCGCGCGCTCGCGGTAGGCGTCCGGCGTCGAGAAGCCCTGCAGAGCCGTGGTGAGCAGTTCCAGGGCGGTGCGCGCGTCGCCCTGGACGGGCAGGCCGGCGTGCTTCACGGCGTCGATCGAGGCGACGTTGACGTTCACGAACTTCACGTCCGGGTTCTGGAACGCCGTCCGCGAGCCCGTGGTGAAGTCCGAGTAGCGCGTCCCGATCCCGATGACGACGTCGGCCTCGGCGGCGATCTCGTTGGCCGCGGTCGTGCCCGTCGATCCGATGGCCCCCAGCGACAGCGGGTGGTCGTAGCGGATCGCGCCCTTGCCCGCCTGCGACTGCCCGACGGGGATGCCGGTCGCCTCGACGAACGTCCTCAGCGCCTCGGTCGCCTGCGAGTACACGACCCCGCCGCCGGCCACGACGAGGGGGGCCTTCGCGGTGCGGATGAGCGCGGCGGCCTCCTCGACGGCGATCTGCTCGGGCACCGGGCGCGCGATGCGCCAGGTCCGCTCCCTGAACAGGTCGACCGGGAAGTCCCACGCCTCGGCCTGCAGGTCCTCGGGCAGGCAGACGGTGGCCGCACCGGTCTCGGCCGGGTCGGTCAGCACCCGCATCGCGCCCAGCAGCGCCGAGGCGAGCTGCTCCGGGCGCCACACGCGGTCGAAGAACTTCGACAGCGGGCGGAACGCGTCGTTGACCGACACGTCGTAGCCGTACGGCTGCTCCAGCTCCTGCAGCACCGGGGACGCCACGCGCGTGGCGAACACGTCGCTGGGCAGCAGCAGGACGGGGATGCGGTTGATCGTCGCCAGGGCCGCGCCGGTCAGCATGTTCGAGGACCCCGGGCCGACCGAGGCCGTGACGGCCAGGGCCTGCAGCCGGTCCTGCTGACGGGCGTACCCGACGGCCGCGTGGACCATCGACTGCTCGTTGCGGCCGGTGATGTACCGCACCTGGGCGGGGGGGACCCAGCCGTCGCCGAGAGCACCCTCCTCGGCTTCGAGCAGGGCCTGCCCGACCCCGGCCACG
This region includes:
- the iolD gene encoding 3D-(3,5/4)-trihydroxycyclohexane-1,2-dione acylhydrolase (decyclizing), encoding MSAVPPNPAVPTVRLTVSQAVVRFLQAQFTERDGVRQQFFGGVFGIFGHGNVAGVGQALLEAEEGALGDGWVPPAQVRYITGRNEQSMVHAAVGYARQQDRLQALAVTASVGPGSSNMLTGAALATINRIPVLLLPSDVFATRVASPVLQELEQPYGYDVSVNDAFRPLSKFFDRVWRPEQLASALLGAMRVLTDPAETGAATVCLPEDLQAEAWDFPVDLFRERTWRIARPVPEQIAVEEAAALIRTAKAPLVVAGGGVVYSQATEALRTFVEATGIPVGQSQAGKGAIRYDHPLSLGAIGSTGTTAANEIAAEADVVIGIGTRYSDFTTGSRTAFQNPDVKFVNVNVASIDAVKHAGLPVQGDARTALELLTTALQGFSTPDAYRERAARLNREWDAVVDEFYLSGTGEETGLLAQAEVIGAVDEVVGERDVVVCAAGSLPGDLHCMWRSRDPKQYHVEYGYSCMGYEIPGGIGVALAAPDRDVFITVGDGSYLMSPTELVTAVQENVKVIVVILQNHGFASIGALSEQHGSQRYGTKYRRRSASGRLDGDKLPVDLAANAESMGIRTLRPANRKELVAALQDAKASSESTVVHVETDLYSQAPDGGGWWDVPVSEVSHLESTRTARTWYEGKKAAQRPLI